From the genome of Colius striatus isolate bColStr4 chromosome 15, bColStr4.1.hap1, whole genome shotgun sequence, one region includes:
- the LOC133626881 gene encoding high mobility group protein HMGI-C-like: MSNERPMSPGSSTLTEGLKRKRGRPKKQPQEEAVEPLPMKKPRGRPKGSKKVTAVSGQVVEPSAGKRPRGRPRKWPQLMVQEGASQEGKPEGSSDLNLNLAPATQGITGKDGSKPGKTTGLRRSLSNIPATAQ; this comes from the exons ATGAGCAATGAGAGGCCAATGAGCCCTGGCTCATCAACACTGACAGAGGGCCTGAAGAGAAAGAGGGGAAGACCAAAGAAGCAGCCACAG gaggaggctgtgGAACCATTACCAATGAAGAAACCACGAGGAAGGCCAAAGGGGAGCAAGAAAGTGACTGCAGTATCTGGGCAGGTG GTAGAACCTTCTGCTGGGAAAAGGCCAAGAGGAAGGCCCCGCAAGTGG CCTCAGCTAATGGTCCAAGAAGGAGCGTCTCAGGAAGGAAAACCTGAGGGAAGCAGCGACTTGAATTTGAACTTGGCACCAGCCACACAAG GCATCACTGGAAAAGATGGTTCCAAGCCTGGAAAAACTACTGGTCTTAGGAGATCTCTGAGTAACATCCCTGCCACAGCTCAGTAG